The proteins below come from a single Pseudomonas chlororaphis genomic window:
- a CDS encoding phenylalanyl-tRNA synthetase: protein MENLDALVSQALEAVQSAEDINALEQIRVHYLGKKGELTQVMKTLGNLPAEERPQVGALINVAKERVTEVLNARKALFEEADLAAKLAAESIDVTLPGRGQTSGGLHPVTRTLERIEQFFTHIGYGIAEGPEVEDDYHNFEALNIPGHHPARSMHDTFYFNANMLLRTHTSPVQVRTMESQRPPIRIVCPGRVYRSDSDITHSPMFHQVEGLLVDRDINFADLKGTIEEFLRVFFEKELAVRFRPSYFPFTEPSAEVDMECVMCSGKGCRVCKQTGWLEVMGCGMVHPNVLRMSGIDPEEFSGFAFGMGVERLAMLRYGVNDLRLFFDNDLRFLAQFR from the coding sequence ATGGAAAACCTGGATGCGCTGGTCTCTCAAGCACTAGAGGCTGTGCAAAGCGCTGAAGATATCAATGCCCTGGAGCAAATCCGGGTTCACTACCTTGGTAAGAAGGGCGAGTTGACTCAGGTGATGAAGACCCTGGGGAACCTGCCGGCCGAAGAGCGTCCGCAAGTCGGTGCGCTGATCAACGTCGCCAAGGAACGTGTCACAGAAGTCCTCAATGCGCGCAAGGCGTTGTTCGAGGAGGCCGACCTGGCTGCCAAGCTCGCCGCCGAGTCCATCGACGTGACCCTGCCTGGCCGTGGCCAGACCTCCGGCGGCCTGCATCCGGTAACCCGGACCCTGGAACGCATCGAGCAGTTCTTCACCCACATCGGCTACGGCATTGCCGAAGGCCCCGAGGTCGAAGACGACTACCACAACTTCGAAGCGCTCAACATCCCAGGCCACCACCCGGCCCGGTCGATGCATGACACCTTCTATTTCAATGCGAACATGCTGTTGCGCACCCATACCTCGCCGGTACAGGTCCGCACCATGGAGTCGCAACGTCCGCCGATCCGCATCGTCTGCCCGGGCCGTGTGTATCGCAGCGACTCCGATATCACCCACTCGCCGATGTTCCACCAGGTCGAAGGCCTGCTGGTGGATCGCGACATCAATTTCGCCGACCTCAAAGGCACCATCGAAGAGTTCCTGCGGGTGTTCTTCGAGAAAGAGCTGGCGGTACGTTTCCGCCCTTCGTACTTCCCGTTCACCGAGCCATCCGCCGAAGTCGATATGGAATGCGTGATGTGCAGCGGCAAAGGCTGCCGTGTCTGCAAGCAGACGGGCTGGCTGGAAGTCATGGGTTGCGGCATGGTTCATCCGAACGTGCTGCGCATGTCCGGGATCGATCCGGAAGAATTCTCGGGTTTTGCTTTCGGCATGGGCGTCGAACGTCTGGCCATGCTGCGTTACGGTGTGAATGACTTGCGCCTGTTCTTCGACAACGACTTGCGGTTCCTTGCGCAATTTCGCTAG